In Candidatus Azobacteroides pseudotrichonymphae genomovar. CFP2, one DNA window encodes the following:
- a CDS encoding N-acetylmuramoyl-L-alanine amidase family protein has protein sequence MNKIKIMLVMFSILFGVRGIAEQVNVVINPCHGGKDPGALHNQLKEKDVNLQVALLLQQELKKENITSALTRSEDTYVSLDDRVDFSNSLKPDLFISIQCNAVVSKATTTRGIEITMHPKEKGSPFCQTINTMMEKIGKQVADMGIPNRGVNFKDLYVIRNINSPAIMVGIEYITNPVAATLLETKQLEFAKILSEAIVDFIRK, from the coding sequence ATGAATAAAATTAAAATCATGCTTGTCATGTTCTCTATACTATTCGGAGTTAGAGGAATAGCAGAACAAGTAAATGTGGTAATAAATCCGTGTCATGGAGGGAAAGATCCTGGAGCTTTACACAATCAATTGAAGGAAAAAGATGTAAATCTACAAGTAGCTCTATTGCTACAACAGGAATTAAAGAAGGAAAATATAACGTCAGCATTGACAAGAAGTGAAGATACTTATGTTTCTCTTGATGATAGAGTTGATTTTTCTAATTCTCTTAAGCCAGACCTTTTTATTTCCATTCAATGTAATGCAGTTGTATCTAAAGCAACTACAACTAGAGGAATAGAAATAACTATGCATCCTAAGGAAAAAGGTTCACCATTTTGTCAAACCATTAATACAATGATGGAAAAGATAGGCAAACAGGTTGCTGATATGGGGATACCAAACAGGGGAGTAAATTTTAAAGATCTATATGTAATACGCAATATTAATTCTCCAGCAATAATGGTAGGGATTGAATATATCACTAATCCAGTTGCTGCAACTCTTCTTGAGACAAAACAGCTTGAATTTGCTAAAATATTATCGGAAGCAATAGTTGATTTTATTAGAAAATAA